Proteins encoded in a region of the Phacochoerus africanus isolate WHEZ1 chromosome 8, ROS_Pafr_v1, whole genome shotgun sequence genome:
- the SELENOV gene encoding selenoprotein V has translation MGITGEIPVISAPSPLHPLLRLIEPACRMEPGVTAPHCGRLPFQNPVQMRPPRPKAGGSGGIPTRVTWGPTLAPMNNPARAPAPSPVRPSASLRPLASVRASTPARGSTLARTSLLVRTPSLVPASGPGPIRTPTPVRTPTPVRTPTPVRTLTPVRTPTPVRTPTPLRTPTPVRTPTPVRTPTPVQVPTPVRAPTTVGTPTPTLSQVLVPALESLPNPALSSLDPLLEPDPELTLSPDEDPAPTPRAKHLPLVANGFVPVQEPLPALSPLATPGAGADSSTTKLTDSTSGHVPGTPILATIPLAVALPVSTNALASTSENIQVDNKILIRVVYCGLUSYGLRYILLKKSLEQQFPNCLVFEEDISAQATGAFEVFVDGKLVHSKKKGDGFVDETKLQKIVSHINEEIKKR, from the exons ATGGGAATTACTGGCGAGATCCCCGTGATCTCAGCCCCATCCCCCCTCCATCCCCTGCTCAGGTTGATAGAACCTGCCTGCCGCATGGAACCCGGTGTAACAGCGCCCCATTGTGGTCGCCTCCCATTTCAGAATCCTGTGCAGATGAGGCCCCCGCGGCCCAAGGCAGGGGGGTCAGGCGGGATCCCAACCCGGGTTACCTGGGGTCCGACCCTGGCCCCCATGAATAACCCGGCACgggccccagccccctcccctgtccGGCCCTCGGCCTCGCTGCGACCCTTGGCCTCAGTTCGGGCCTCGACTCCGGCCAGGGGTTCGACCCTGGCCAGGACCTCCCTCCTGGTCCGGACTCCCAGTCTGGTCCCGGCCTCGGGTCCGGGTCCGATCCGGACCCCGACTCCAGTACGGACGCCGACTCCTGTCCGGACCCCGACCCCTGTTCGGACCCTGACCCCCGTCCGGACGCCAACTCCGGTCCGGACCCCAACACCGCTTCGGACCCCGACTCCGGTCCGGACCCCAACGCCGGTTCGGACCCCGACTCCGGTCCAGGTGCCGACCCCGGTCCGGGCGCCGACCACGGTCGGGACCCCAACGCCGACCCTATCTCAGGTCCTGGTCCCTGCTTTGGAATCCCTCCCGAACCCAGCCCTGTCTTCTTTGGATCCGCTCCTGGAACCTGATCCCGAACTCACTTTGTCGCCTGATGAGGATCCTGCGCCAACCCCGAGGGCGAAGCACCTCCCACTGGTCGCCAATGGATTCGTTCCGGTCCAGGAGCCCCTTCCTGCGCTTTCTCCGTTGGCCACGCCAGGGGCTGGGGCCGACTCATCCACCACCAAGCTGACAGATTCCACTTCTGGACATGTCCCAGGGACGCCCATCCTGGCGACCATCCCATTGGCCGTCGCCTTACCGGTTTCTACGAACGCATTGGCCTCCACCAGCGAGAACATCCAAGTGGACAACAAGATCCTGATTCGAGTCGTCTACTG TGGCCTCTGAAGCTACGGCCTCCGG TACATCCTACTGAAAAAGAGTCTGGAGCAGCAATTTCCAAACTGTCTAGTCTTT GAGGAGGACATATCTGCCCAGGCGACCGGGGCGTTTGAAGTGTTTGTGGATGGAAAGCTGGTCCATTCGAAGAAG AAAGGCGATGGCTTTGTGGATGAGACCAAGCTGCAGAAAATTGTGAGCCATATCAACGAGGAGATCAAGAAAAGGTAG
- the LOC125132612 gene encoding EP300-interacting inhibitor of differentiation 2-like, with protein sequence MSKLPEPPADSSITLTGAANDYGDVPQSEVGGGRREPALAQPEAASEGPMAAARQGLMEQARESPGAAPRGARMAEVARLLAEPAEEEGPEGRPRSRPGNGPGLNALPYLRLRHPLGVLGINYQQFLRHYLEHYPLAPGRIQELEGRRRRFVEACRAREAAFDAEYQRNPQRMEFDVLTFTVSLTASEIINPLIEELGCDKYISRE encoded by the coding sequence ATGTCCAAGCTGCCCGAGCCGCCCGCAGACAGCAGTATCACGCTGACAGGCGCGGCGAATGACTACGGCGACGTCCCGCAATCGGAGGTAGGCGGCGGGAGACGGGAGCCGGCCCTGGCTCAGCCGGAGGCGGCCAGCGAAGGCCCGATGGCGGCCGCCAGGCAAGGCCTGATGGAGCAGGCCCGGGAGAGTCCGGGGGCGGCGCCCAGGGGAGCCCGGATGGCAGAGGTCGCTCGATTGTTGGCGGAGCCTGCGGAGGAAGAGGGTCCTGAGGGCAGACCCCGGTCTAGGCCCGGGAACGGGCCAGGCTTGAATGCGTTGCCCTATCTCCGCCTCCGTCACCCACTTGGCGTTCTAGGAATTAATTACCAGCAGTTCCTCCGCCACTATCTGGAACACTACCCCCTAGCTCCGGGCAGAATACAGGAGCTGGAAGGACGCCGCAGGAGGTTTGTGGAAGCCTGCAGAGCAAGGGAAGCGGCGTTTGATGCCGAATATCAGCGGAATCCTCAGAGGATGGAATTTGATGTTTTAACGTTTACTGTAAGTCTGACTGCATCTGAAATTATCAATCCACTCATAGAAGAACTTGGTTGTGATAAGTATATCAGTAGAGAATAG
- the CLC gene encoding galectin-10, with translation MAEPQVPYTKHVSLPVGSSVTIRGKPAVCFSKNPEMQVDFHTEADGDSDIAFHFRVNFGLYVRMNSRQNGSWNCEVKSSDMPFVDGQPFELHILVLQNEYQVMVNGQHYYSFPHRLSPQSVKLMQVWRDVSLSSVCVC, from the exons ATGGCAGAGCCACAG GTCCCCTACACGAAGCATGTGTCCCTGCCTGTGGGTTCCTCAGTGACAATCAGAGGGAAACCTGCCGTCTGTTTCAG CAAGAACCCAGAAATGCAGGTGGATTTCCACACGGAAGCGGATGGGGACTCAGACATTGCCTTCCACTTCCGAGTGAACTTCGGCCTATATGTGAGGATGAACAGCCGGCAGAACGGGAGCTGGAACTGTGAGGTGAAATCCTCCGACATGCCCTTTGTGGACGGCCAACCCTTTGAGCTGCACATCTTGGTGCTGCAAAACGAGTACCAG GTGATGGTGAATGGCCAGCACTACTACAGCTTCCCCCACCGGCTCTCGCCACAATCTGTGAAGTTGATGCAGGTGTGGAGAGATGTCTCTCTGTCCTCCGTGTGTGTCTGCTAG